One [Clostridium] saccharolyticum WM1 DNA segment encodes these proteins:
- a CDS encoding TMEM164 family acyltransferase: MKDFLEKTAWPMNPPAPYSLFHIIFIAVGLMAAVFLAYYTSRKINVSRLPRLLFFCGIVLAATECWKQLFLYYVVNEQTYNWWYFPFQLCSLPMYFCLILPLVPSRDGQRILCTFMQDFNLLGGIMALAEPSGLFHPYWFLTLHGLVWHLLLIFIGLVIAFSRLSDTTLLGFVRTLPLFFICCIIASIINRTAKPLGQADMFYISPYYPSAQIVFHEIAIKYGISAGNAVYLFATCLGGFLFHIIFSRFRFLSVRTEA; the protein is encoded by the coding sequence ATGAAGGATTTTCTTGAAAAAACAGCGTGGCCCATGAATCCGCCGGCCCCTTATTCCCTGTTTCACATCATTTTTATTGCCGTAGGGCTGATGGCTGCGGTTTTTCTGGCTTACTATACTTCCAGAAAAATAAACGTCTCCAGACTTCCCAGGCTGCTTTTTTTCTGCGGCATTGTTCTGGCCGCCACCGAATGCTGGAAACAGCTTTTTTTATATTATGTGGTAAATGAACAGACCTACAACTGGTGGTATTTTCCATTTCAGCTTTGCAGCCTTCCCATGTATTTCTGCCTGATCCTGCCTCTGGTTCCTTCCAGGGATGGGCAAAGAATCCTTTGCACCTTTATGCAGGATTTTAACCTGTTAGGAGGCATCATGGCACTGGCAGAACCATCCGGGCTTTTTCATCCTTACTGGTTTTTGACGCTTCACGGCTTAGTCTGGCATCTGCTTTTGATCTTTATCGGACTGGTCATCGCATTTTCCCGCCTTTCTGATACCACGCTGTTAGGATTTGTGCGGACACTTCCACTGTTTTTCATCTGCTGCATCATTGCCTCCATTATTAACCGGACGGCAAAGCCCCTGGGGCAGGCGGATATGTTTTATATTTCTCCCTATTACCCGTCAGCACAGATCGTTTTTCATGAAATTGCGATAAAATACGGAATTTCCGCTGGAAATGCCGTCTATCTGTTTGCTACCTGTTTGGGCGGATTTCTGTTTCATATCATATTCAGCAGGTTTCGATTTCTGTCTGTCAGAACCGAAGCCTAA
- a CDS encoding DNA adenine methylase — protein MGGKKALRNIIYRLFPKDFGRYIEVFGGGGWVLFGRPPDCKGMEVYNDFNGNLTNLFYCVKNRTLAFLKELGFLPLNSRHEFNVLRRFFEKGEFDNEYLGKELDLAQQNLPPPEFEEIKAILMEQAEPSDVWRAAAFFKLIRYSYGSGCTSYGCQPFDIRKVFAAIWQASRRLADTVVENKDFEALIRQYDRDDAFFYCDPPYYMTEGHYAVEFLKTDHQRLRDTLARCKGKWMVSYNDCDFIRGLYQEYTITPVTRLSNLAQRYEGGCEYPEVIITNYDPKERENSSCQLNLFDYGISMDEDNSSEYRIDQEN, from the coding sequence GTGGGCGGCAAGAAAGCCCTCCGCAATATCATTTACCGGCTCTTCCCTAAGGACTTCGGCAGATATATCGAAGTCTTTGGCGGTGGGGGCTGGGTGTTGTTCGGCAGGCCGCCGGACTGCAAGGGCATGGAGGTCTACAACGACTTTAACGGCAACCTGACCAACCTGTTCTACTGCGTAAAAAACAGGACGCTGGCATTTCTCAAGGAGCTGGGCTTTCTGCCCCTCAACTCCCGGCATGAATTCAATGTATTGCGCCGGTTCTTTGAGAAAGGCGAATTCGATAATGAATATCTTGGAAAAGAACTGGATCTGGCACAGCAGAATCTCCCGCCGCCTGAGTTTGAGGAAATCAAGGCCATTCTTATGGAACAGGCCGAACCAAGTGATGTGTGGAGAGCGGCAGCATTTTTCAAGCTCATCCGCTACAGCTACGGTAGCGGCTGCACCTCCTACGGCTGCCAGCCCTTTGACATTCGAAAGGTGTTCGCCGCAATATGGCAGGCATCGAGGCGGCTTGCGGATACCGTGGTGGAAAACAAAGACTTTGAGGCATTGATCCGGCAGTACGACCGGGACGATGCCTTTTTTTATTGCGATCCGCCCTACTATATGACCGAGGGTCACTATGCGGTGGAATTCCTGAAAACCGACCATCAGCGGCTCCGGGATACGCTGGCACGCTGCAAGGGCAAATGGATGGTCAGCTATAACGATTGCGATTTCATCCGGGGGCTGTATCAGGAGTACACCATCACCCCTGTTACCCGCCTGAGCAATCTGGCGCAGCGGTATGAGGGCGGCTGCGAATACCCGGAGGTCATCATTACCAACTACGATCCCAAGGAGCGGGAAAATTCCTCATGTCAGTTAAACTTATTTGATTATGGAATCAGCATGGATGAGGACAATTCCTCGGAATACAGGATCGACCAAGAAAATTAA
- a CDS encoding ClC family H(+)/Cl(-) exchange transporter: MGTEGHTVKRTINRYRSFRYALILEGIAVGAVSGAVVVLFRYLLSFGDQILHRVLAYGKDHIWFVPVWFVILAAAALAVALFLQWESFISGSGIPQVEGEMIGELDPCWWKVLAAKLGGGLLSLGCGLSLGREGPSIQLGSMTAKGFSRLTRRAKTEEKLLITCGASAGLSAAFNAPIAGVLFSLEEVHKHFSPEVLLSTMAASITADFVSKNVFGLQPVFNFQITEMIPLHAYGHVIILGLIMGGMGVVYNTCLSATQDLYQKIPFQTARLMIPFLLAGVFGFIYPYVLGGGHSLVEILTSGEMMLGALCLLLVLKFCFSMISFGSGAPGGIFLPLLVLGALIGNIYFRGMGMISDSLDGLLGNFIILGMAGYFSAIVRAPITGIILISEMTGSFSHLLTLSMVSLAAYVVPDMIHCAPVYDQLLHRLLSRRNPDKMSSFTGEKVLVEGMVFHGSEAEGCKVSEIRWPRTCLLVSLMRGEAEFVPRGETKFAAGDKIVVLCDETVQGELHRLLQSVCETVKMNRKD, translated from the coding sequence ATGGGAACGGAAGGACATACGGTAAAAAGGACTATTAACCGTTACCGTAGTTTTCGTTATGCGCTGATATTGGAAGGAATTGCTGTAGGAGCTGTCTCGGGTGCAGTCGTTGTACTTTTCCGGTATCTGTTAAGCTTTGGGGATCAAATTCTCCACCGGGTTTTGGCTTATGGAAAAGACCATATCTGGTTTGTACCGGTTTGGTTCGTTATTCTGGCTGCCGCGGCATTAGCAGTGGCTCTTTTCCTTCAATGGGAGTCTTTTATATCAGGTAGCGGAATCCCTCAGGTAGAGGGAGAGATGATCGGGGAACTGGATCCCTGCTGGTGGAAGGTTCTTGCTGCCAAGCTGGGCGGAGGTCTGCTGTCACTGGGATGCGGCCTGTCTCTTGGGAGAGAAGGTCCCAGCATTCAGCTGGGCTCCATGACGGCCAAGGGGTTCTCCCGCCTGACCCGAAGGGCGAAAACAGAGGAAAAGCTGCTTATTACCTGCGGGGCCAGTGCAGGCCTTTCCGCTGCTTTTAACGCTCCAATTGCAGGAGTTCTGTTTTCTCTGGAAGAGGTTCATAAACATTTCTCACCGGAGGTGCTATTGTCCACCATGGCTGCCTCCATCACAGCGGATTTTGTTTCCAAAAATGTCTTTGGGCTCCAGCCTGTTTTTAATTTCCAGATCACGGAGATGATTCCTTTGCATGCCTATGGGCATGTCATAATTCTGGGGCTGATTATGGGAGGAATGGGGGTTGTGTATAACACCTGTCTTTCGGCAACACAGGATCTGTACCAGAAGATTCCTTTTCAGACAGCAAGGCTTATGATCCCGTTTTTATTGGCAGGAGTGTTTGGATTTATCTACCCCTATGTATTAGGCGGCGGTCATTCTCTTGTAGAGATCCTGACTTCAGGAGAGATGATGCTTGGAGCCTTGTGCCTGCTCCTGGTTTTGAAATTCTGCTTTTCCATGATAAGCTTTGGTTCCGGAGCACCGGGAGGAATCTTTCTTCCCCTTTTGGTCCTGGGAGCCTTGATCGGAAACATTTATTTCCGTGGGATGGGTATGATTTCTGACTCCCTGGATGGACTTTTGGGAAATTTCATTATACTGGGAATGGCCGGCTATTTTTCTGCCATCGTACGGGCGCCTATTACAGGCATTATTCTGATCAGTGAGATGACCGGCTCCTTTTCCCATTTGCTGACTTTGTCCATGGTGTCTCTTGCAGCATATGTGGTTCCGGATATGATCCATTGCGCGCCGGTATATGACCAGCTTCTTCACCGCCTCCTTTCAAGACGGAACCCTGATAAAATGTCATCATTCACAGGGGAGAAGGTGCTGGTAGAAGGTATGGTTTTTCACGGAAGTGAGGCTGAGGGCTGTAAGGTTTCTGAAATCCGGTGGCCCAGAACCTGTCTTTTGGTATCCTTAATGAGAGGAGAGGCTGAGTTTGTTCCCAGAGGGGAGACGAAGTTTGCAGCGGGAGATAAGATCGTAGTCCTGTGTGATGAAACCGTACAGGGAGAGCTGCACCGGTTATTGCAGTCGGTGTGTGAGACTGTTAAAATGAACCGAAAAGATTAA
- a CDS encoding SpoVG family protein produces MPDVEVKINSMYPPGASGGIRAYASATVDGCLGIRGIKVVEGGRDGLFVSMPSRKTENGYKEICFPVTKEFREQLHKAVLDSYQQAVAMNQAPAQPQETAPEQSQPTMQMGGM; encoded by the coding sequence ATGCCTGATGTAGAAGTAAAAATCAATTCCATGTACCCGCCCGGAGCCAGCGGTGGCATCCGTGCCTACGCTTCGGCAACGGTGGACGGCTGCCTCGGTATCCGGGGCATCAAGGTAGTAGAGGGAGGCCGTGACGGTCTCTTTGTTTCCATGCCAAGCCGTAAGACAGAAAACGGCTACAAAGAAATCTGCTTCCCGGTGACCAAAGAGTTCCGGGAGCAGCTCCATAAGGCGGTGCTGGACAGCTACCAGCAGGCCGTAGCCATGAATCAAGCCCCGGCGCAGCCGCAGGAAACCGCACCGGAGCAGTCCCAGCCGACCATGCAGATGGGCGGGATGTAA
- a CDS encoding DUF1281 family ferredoxin-like fold protein, with protein sequence MPNHVTNILRVSGDQEQIRAMFEAIKDDKIGLGSIDFNKVIPMPEHIFRGNLGMAEREKYGKDNWYDWSISNWGTKWNSYGYDTVYTPKEFDGEHIKFQTAWSYPDPLIVALSKQYPNLQFEVIWADEDFGYNTGKKEYENGEETFCHVPPGGSKEALELASEVHGLNLSEIGYLLNEETGEYEFCNPDESMSLKM encoded by the coding sequence ATGCCAAATCATGTAACCAACATTTTAAGAGTATCCGGCGATCAGGAACAGATAAGGGCAATGTTTGAGGCCATCAAGGATGATAAGATCGGCCTCGGCAGCATTGACTTCAACAAGGTCATTCCGATGCCTGAGCATATCTTTCGTGGAAATCTCGGTATGGCCGAGCGTGAAAAGTACGGAAAAGACAACTGGTACGATTGGTCGATTTCCAATTGGGGAACCAAATGGAACAGCTACGGCTACGATACTGTCTATACCCCAAAGGAATTTGACGGGGAGCATATCAAATTTCAGACCGCATGGAGCTATCCCGATCCGCTCATTGTGGCACTGTCAAAACAATATCCTAATCTCCAATTTGAAGTCATATGGGCAGACGAGGACTTCGGGTACAACACAGGGAAAAAGGAATACGAAAACGGCGAGGAAACATTCTGTCATGTCCCGCCCGGTGGTTCCAAAGAAGCACTGGAGCTGGCCTCCGAGGTTCACGGCTTAAACCTCTCAGAGATTGGCTATTTGCTTAACGAGGAAACCGGCGAATACGAATTCTGTAATCCAGACGAGTCGATGTCACTGAAAATGTAG
- the tnpA gene encoding IS200/IS605 family transposase, which translates to MAKKANELAHTKWMCKYHIVFTPKYRRKVIYNQYKEDLREVLKQLCNYKGVQILEGHIMPDHVHMLVSIPPKISISSFMGYLKGKSALMMFDRHANLKYKFGNRHFWSEGYYVSTVGLNEDTIRKYIQEQEKADIMQDKLSVKEYEDPFKG; encoded by the coding sequence ATGGCGAAGAAAGCCAATGAACTGGCACACACGAAATGGATGTGCAAATATCATATCGTCTTCACACCTAAGTATAGACGAAAAGTAATTTATAATCAATACAAGGAAGATTTGAGAGAAGTCTTGAAGCAACTATGTAATTATAAGGGGGTCCAAATCTTAGAAGGCCATATTATGCCGGATCATGTACATATGCTGGTAAGTATTCCGCCTAAAATTAGCATATCCAGTTTTATGGGTTATCTAAAAGGCAAATCCGCCCTTATGATGTTTGATCGCCACGCAAACCTAAAGTATAAATTCGGAAACCGACATTTTTGGTCGGAAGGATACTATGTAAGCACAGTAGGACTAAATGAGGACACCATCCGAAAATATATACAGGAGCAGGAAAAAGCGGATATTATGCAAGATAAACTAAGTGTAAAAGAATACGAGGACCCTTTTAAGGGTTAG
- a CDS encoding CpaF/VirB11 family protein: protein MSRHNLFFTPEQEIGDFHGVLQKVQEYIAGQHSELLSDGNAAEAKANIKRYITKFVQDSRVAVKGMTQQQLVDALYTEMAEYSFLTKYIFADEIEEIDINSWRDIEIQYAGGRCEKLLEHFDSPEHCINVLRRMLHVSGTILDDQSPLVVGTLAENIRIAVMKSPIVDAGVGAAASIRIVNPNHMEKEDFIDGGTATAEMLDLLSEFIRYGISVCIAGATSSGKTTVAGWLLTTIPDNKRIFTIENGSRELSLIREKDGRVTNSVVHTLTRNSENELYRIEQIDLVDISLRFNPDIIVVGEMRGAEANAAQEVARTGVAVVTTIHSNSCESTYRRMVSLCKRAVDMSDETLMGYVTEAYPIVVFCKQLENKQRRLMEIMECEILPDNSRNYRTLFRYEITENRYENNQFFITGHHVTVNPISDSLCKRLLENGMPQERINAIRKGGQISV, encoded by the coding sequence ATGAGCAGGCATAATCTGTTTTTTACTCCAGAGCAGGAAATCGGAGATTTTCACGGCGTGCTGCAAAAGGTGCAGGAATATATCGCCGGTCAGCACAGCGAGCTGCTGTCGGACGGCAACGCCGCCGAAGCTAAGGCCAACATCAAGAGGTACATCACCAAATTTGTGCAGGACAGCCGTGTGGCGGTCAAAGGCATGACACAGCAGCAGTTGGTGGATGCCCTGTATACGGAAATGGCCGAATACTCCTTTTTAACAAAATATATCTTTGCGGACGAAATCGAAGAAATCGACATCAACAGCTGGCGGGATATTGAAATCCAGTATGCCGGTGGGCGCTGCGAAAAGCTACTGGAGCACTTTGACAGCCCCGAACACTGCATCAACGTGCTGCGCCGGATGCTTCATGTGTCCGGTACGATTCTGGATGATCAGTCCCCGCTGGTGGTCGGCACCCTTGCGGAAAATATCCGGATTGCGGTGATGAAAAGCCCTATTGTGGATGCCGGTGTGGGTGCGGCGGCTTCCATTCGTATTGTGAATCCCAATCACATGGAAAAAGAGGATTTCATAGACGGAGGCACGGCTACCGCTGAAATGCTGGATTTGCTCTCGGAGTTCATCCGCTACGGCATTTCGGTGTGTATTGCGGGGGCTACCAGCAGCGGTAAAACTACGGTGGCAGGCTGGCTTTTAACCACTATCCCTGACAACAAGCGAATCTTCACCATTGAAAACGGCAGCCGGGAGCTTTCCCTCATCCGGGAAAAGGACGGCAGGGTCACCAATTCCGTGGTGCATACCCTCACTCGCAACAGCGAGAACGAGCTGTATCGTATCGAGCAGATCGACCTTGTGGACATCTCCCTGCGCTTCAACCCCGACATTATCGTGGTCGGCGAAATGCGTGGTGCGGAGGCCAACGCCGCACAGGAGGTAGCACGAACCGGCGTGGCGGTGGTCACCACCATCCACTCCAACTCCTGCGAATCCACCTACCGCCGCATGGTTTCCCTGTGCAAACGAGCCGTGGATATGTCGGACGAAACCCTCATGGGCTATGTGACCGAGGCCTATCCCATTGTCGTGTTCTGCAAGCAGCTGGAAAACAAACAGCGCAGGCTGATGGAAATCATGGAATGTGAAATTTTGCCGGATAACAGCCGGAATTACCGCACCCTGTTCCGGTATGAGATTACCGAAAACCGTTATGAGAACAATCAGTTTTTCATTACCGGACACCATGTAACGGTGAATCCCATCTCCGACAGCCTGTGCAAACGGCTGCTGGAAAACGGGATGCCGCAGGAACGTATCAACGCCATCAGGAAAGGAGGGCAAATATCCGTATGA
- a CDS encoding YodL domain-containing protein codes for MRNIRMEKDIILYYNNPAGYVSGGKAVVDPLFQSEELNAFLSRQKDIGEVKWTDGVYDRLVNGQRDTQELTLLKSCRVWQLKPESDLRMRFISLANFCKEFGEPQISDYQTVYDGEVETNDLEALYTKFNVDHPPGYAGHSLSMSDVLELYDENGSSFFYCDRFGFQEIGFMPPEQTQTMQL; via the coding sequence ATGCGAAATATCCGGATGGAAAAAGACATTATTCTGTACTACAACAACCCTGCCGGGTATGTCAGCGGCGGCAAGGCGGTGGTTGACCCCCTCTTTCAGTCGGAGGAACTGAATGCCTTTCTCAGCCGCCAAAAGGATATCGGCGAGGTGAAGTGGACGGACGGTGTATATGACCGCCTTGTCAATGGCCAGCGAGATACTCAAGAACTCACGCTGCTGAAAAGCTGCCGGGTATGGCAGCTAAAGCCCGAATCAGATCTCCGGATGCGCTTCATCAGCCTTGCGAATTTTTGTAAGGAGTTCGGAGAACCACAAATATCCGATTATCAAACCGTCTATGATGGAGAGGTGGAAACCAACGATCTGGAGGCGCTGTACACCAAATTCAATGTAGACCATCCTCCCGGCTATGCGGGGCATTCCCTGTCCATGTCGGATGTGCTGGAGCTGTACGATGAAAACGGCAGCAGCTTCTTCTACTGTGACCGCTTCGGATTTCAAGAAATCGGCTTCATGCCACCAGAACAGACACAGACCATGCAGCTCTAA
- a CDS encoding peptidoglycan recognition protein family protein: protein MKKQVEESRDELERRRRSRDRRRKQKKKEKRKRLLYIGTEILALTVILAGILWIMSLIFSKNYVDLKKITMPEWVISDFLDPNPYSRPTTEMKRVNEIVVHYVANPGTTAKQNMNYFNSLQDQTGVKKISASSHFIIGLEGEILQGIPIYEMAYSTSKEKNGNTVSIECCHPDETGKFNEATYDSLVKLTAWLCKNLRLTEKNVIRHYDATGKDCPRYFVAHEDEWKKFLSDVKTARKQTDEGE from the coding sequence ATGAAAAAACAGGTAGAGGAAAGCCGTGACGAACTGGAGCGCCGCCGCCGTTCCAGGGATCGCCGCCGGAAACAGAAGAAAAAAGAGAAAAGAAAGCGGTTGCTTTACATAGGGACTGAGATACTTGCACTGACCGTTATTTTAGCCGGTATCTTATGGATCATGAGCCTGATATTTTCTAAAAACTACGTGGATTTAAAGAAGATTACCATGCCGGAATGGGTGATATCGGATTTTCTTGATCCCAATCCGTATTCACGGCCAACAACAGAAATGAAGCGGGTCAATGAAATTGTGGTTCATTATGTGGCCAATCCAGGGACAACAGCCAAGCAGAATATGAATTATTTCAACAGTCTGCAGGATCAGACCGGGGTTAAGAAAATTTCGGCCAGCAGCCATTTTATTATAGGGCTGGAGGGAGAAATCCTTCAGGGAATTCCCATCTATGAGATGGCTTATTCCACATCAAAGGAAAAAAATGGGAATACGGTCTCCATCGAATGCTGCCATCCGGATGAGACTGGAAAGTTCAATGAAGCAACCTATGATTCCCTGGTAAAGCTGACTGCGTGGCTTTGTAAAAACCTGAGGCTTACGGAAAAGAATGTTATTAGGCATTACGATGCCACTGGAAAGGACTGCCCAAGGTATTTTGTAGCTCATGAGGATGAGTGGAAGAAGTTTCTTTCAGATGTGAAGACGGCCAGAAAGCAGACGGACGAAGGGGAATGA
- a CDS encoding prepilin peptidase: protein MPDRLAAVQAVIFIALLCAASVTDLTKRIVPNWLCLGIAGVSIIGFTPVKLLGILIALPFLLAAVFFGGMGGGDIKLMAACGLVLGLTKGLLAAMAGLSLLLIYVGIYRIVCKVQRREAKKAFPLAPFLSAGCLLAYFI, encoded by the coding sequence ATGCCGGATAGGCTGGCCGCTGTGCAGGCGGTCATTTTTATTGCCCTGCTGTGTGCGGCATCGGTAACGGACTTGACAAAACGTATTGTTCCAAACTGGCTCTGTCTTGGAATCGCAGGTGTTTCCATAATCGGATTTACACCGGTCAAGCTGCTGGGAATCCTGATTGCTCTGCCGTTCCTACTGGCCGCCGTGTTCTTTGGCGGCATGGGCGGCGGCGACATCAAGCTGATGGCAGCCTGTGGCCTTGTGCTGGGGCTGACGAAAGGACTGCTTGCGGCAATGGCCGGACTCAGCCTGCTGCTCATTTATGTGGGCATATACCGAATTGTGTGTAAGGTGCAAAGGCGGGAGGCAAAAAAAGCCTTCCCCCTTGCGCCTTTTTTATCGGCGGGATGTCTGCTCGCCTATTTCATTTAA
- a CDS encoding AAA family ATPase gives MLNFKKGGLFSRKNNSELQETEPDKGVQVLAVWGSPGCGKTTVAVKLAKYLADRKKNVVLLLCDCTTPMLPCICPPGDLEGNHSLGSILAANSITESLVKNNCNTHKRMSHLAVIGLQKGENENYFPPVDEKLLRELIEVLRDMDSHIIIDCGSAIYFDELSTIAILEADAVLRLIGCDLKSVSYLSSQQEYLRMAGFDFDKLYKAVSNVKSNEASQNMEQVLGSAVFTLPHSPELEAQVLAGNLFADLSLKDSRGFRKEIQKISEEVFGV, from the coding sequence ATGCTGAACTTCAAAAAAGGCGGCCTGTTCAGCCGCAAGAACAATTCTGAGTTACAGGAGACAGAACCGGATAAAGGCGTACAGGTACTGGCGGTTTGGGGCAGCCCCGGCTGCGGCAAAACCACGGTGGCGGTGAAGTTGGCGAAATATCTGGCAGACAGAAAAAAGAATGTGGTACTGCTGCTCTGTGACTGCACCACACCAATGCTTCCCTGCATCTGTCCGCCCGGTGATTTGGAGGGAAATCATTCCCTCGGCAGTATTCTGGCCGCCAATTCTATCACCGAATCGCTGGTGAAAAACAACTGCAATACCCATAAGCGCATGAGTCATCTGGCGGTCATCGGACTACAAAAGGGCGAAAACGAAAACTACTTCCCTCCAGTGGATGAAAAGCTGCTCCGGGAGCTGATCGAAGTGCTACGTGATATGGATAGTCACATCATCATCGACTGCGGCAGCGCCATCTATTTTGACGAGCTGTCCACCATCGCCATTCTGGAGGCCGATGCGGTGCTGCGGCTCATAGGCTGCGATCTGAAATCGGTGAGTTATCTGTCCAGCCAGCAGGAATATCTGCGTATGGCAGGCTTTGACTTTGACAAACTGTACAAGGCGGTTAGCAATGTAAAATCCAACGAAGCCAGCCAGAACATGGAGCAGGTGCTGGGCAGCGCTGTGTTTACCCTTCCGCACTCCCCGGAGCTGGAGGCTCAAGTGCTGGCCGGGAATCTATTCGCAGATTTGTCCCTGAAAGACAGCCGGGGCTTCCGAAAAGAGATACAGAAAATCTCTGAGGAGGTGTTCGGCGTATGA
- a CDS encoding HPr family phosphocarrier protein, with translation MKYTFSTVEELVAFVVRAEKCNCDVKVVCNQLEIDGKSLMGIMIIGIGKPVDIICYNASVSPEELVGHAA, from the coding sequence ATGAAATACACATTTTCTACGGTAGAAGAGCTGGTTGCATTTGTAGTTAGAGCAGAAAAGTGTAACTGTGATGTGAAAGTCGTTTGTAATCAATTGGAGATTGATGGCAAATCACTGATGGGCATTATGATCATCGGTATTGGAAAACCGGTGGATATCATTTGTTATAATGCATCAGTATCCCCTGAGGAATTAGTAGGCCATGCAGCTTAA
- a CDS encoding division/cell wall cluster transcriptional repressor MraZ — MNKKPLYKLIDGKGRVLIPKELRTASGMDYGDIVRLGLSNGTVSVQKVDIIEIGDQSPEAVEAYVRAAFKTMPDDTRLSLISDLTALLQQKKEV; from the coding sequence ATGAATAAGAAGCCCCTCTACAAACTCATTGACGGCAAAGGCCGGGTGCTGATTCCCAAGGAGCTGCGCACCGCCAGCGGCATGGATTACGGCGATATTGTGCGGCTCGGCTTGTCAAACGGTACGGTCAGCGTACAAAAGGTGGATATCATCGAAATCGGCGACCAGTCCCCGGAGGCGGTGGAGGCCTATGTCCGTGCTGCTTTCAAGACCATGCCGGATGATACAAGGCTCTCCCTCATTTCCGACCTGACCGCCCTGCTGCAGCAGAAAAAGGAGGTCTGA
- a CDS encoding DUF6133 family protein codes for MKKMINKVTHKANMLAIKAKMALTNNHAEGFVDTAIKILMAVVIGALVLAGLYMLFDKTVLPTLVQRIKDMFNYAG; via the coding sequence ATGAAAAAAATGATCAACAAGGTAACTCATAAGGCCAATATGCTGGCAATTAAGGCAAAAATGGCGCTCACCAACAACCACGCCGAGGGCTTCGTGGATACCGCCATCAAGATTTTAATGGCGGTTGTCATCGGTGCTTTGGTGCTGGCCGGATTGTATATGCTCTTTGACAAAACCGTGCTGCCTACCCTCGTACAGCGCATTAAGGATATGTTCAACTATGCCGGATAG
- the cpaB gene encoding Flp pilus assembly protein CpaB, which translates to MSFFKNRTVIGVICIVLSLLICFAITPLFNQSITQKTEIVRVTKPIKIGETITKDMVQTVEVGGYNLPEDVVRHTDTVIGKFASADLAPGDYIIASKIADAPAAENAYLYNLTGEKQAISVSVKSFAAGLSGKLISGDIVSIVAPDYKKQGVTVIPPELQYVEVIAVTADSGYDANQQNGKSNPSSEQADADEKELPATVTLLVTPEQSKILAELEANGTLHVSLVYRGSKENAAKFTEAQDSVLSKLYPEEMESQESEDASQPETPAKPPVESGAE; encoded by the coding sequence ATGAGCTTTTTCAAGAATAGAACGGTCATCGGCGTGATCTGCATTGTGCTGTCGCTTCTGATCTGCTTTGCAATCACGCCGCTGTTCAACCAAAGCATCACCCAGAAAACCGAGATTGTAAGGGTGACCAAGCCCATTAAAATCGGAGAAACCATCACCAAGGACATGGTGCAGACCGTGGAGGTGGGCGGCTACAATCTGCCGGAGGATGTGGTCAGGCATACGGACACCGTCATCGGTAAATTTGCCTCCGCCGACTTAGCACCGGGAGATTACATCATCGCCTCCAAAATCGCCGATGCCCCTGCTGCGGAAAACGCCTACCTCTATAACCTGACCGGAGAAAAACAGGCCATTTCCGTATCGGTCAAGAGCTTTGCCGCAGGGCTGTCCGGTAAGCTGATCTCAGGGGATATCGTGTCCATAGTTGCCCCGGATTACAAAAAGCAGGGCGTGACGGTCATCCCGCCTGAGCTGCAGTATGTGGAGGTCATCGCCGTCACCGCAGACAGCGGCTACGATGCCAACCAGCAGAACGGGAAATCTAATCCGTCTTCGGAGCAGGCAGATGCGGATGAAAAGGAGCTGCCTGCCACCGTCACTTTGCTGGTCACACCGGAGCAGAGCAAAATCCTTGCCGAACTGGAAGCGAACGGTACCCTCCATGTGTCCCTTGTTTACCGTGGCAGCAAGGAAAATGCTGCGAAGTTTACTGAGGCACAGGACTCGGTGCTTTCCAAGCTGTATCCGGAGGAAATGGAATCTCAGGAAAGCGAGGATGCCAGTCAGCCGGAAACGCCTGCAAAACCACCGGTGGAAAGCGGGGCTGAGTAA